The genomic region AGCCGAGGCCGCCGTAGGCCGGGTGGTACGGCGGGGCGGCGCCCGGGGTGCCGGGGGCGCCGGGCTGGGGGTGCTGCTGGGGGTAGCCGTACGCCGGGTACGGGGGCGGGGGCGTCTGCATCTGCGGCTGCGGCTGCGGGTGGGACGGGGCGCCCGTGCCCGGGAGTTGGGGCGGCGGGGGCGCGCTCTGACCGGCGACCATGGTGGGCAGATGGTTCACCGGCGGACCCTCGCCCGGCAGGCCGGGCGGGGGCGGCCCGGGGGCCGCGGCGGGCGCCGTCGCGGGGGCCGGGGGCAGCGCGGGGCGCGACGACTCGTCGGCGGCGGGGGCGTGTTCGGGGGTGGGGCCGGGGCCGGGGTTCTCGTCGGGGCCGGAACCCCGCTGCTCGGCAGGCGGCTCGGCAGCGCCCGCTCCCTCAGCGGAGCCGGCCCCCTCCGGATGCTCCGCGTCCAGCAACCGCACCGCGTGCCGCCCGAGTTGGGCGACCAGGCCGCTCGGGAGCCAGGGGTCGAGGGCGCGGCCGTCGGAGACGGTGTCGTCCGCGCCGGTGCGTTCCAGGACGCGGTCGAGGGACGGGCGGGTGGCCGGGTCCTTGCGCAGGCAGTCGCGGACCAGGTCGGCGATGCCCTCGGGGACGCCCTCCAGGTCCGGTTCCTCCTGGGCGATGCGGAACATCAGGGCGTGCACGCCGCTGTTGGCGGTGCCGAAGGGCAGGGCGCCGGTGGCGGCGTAGGCGAGGACGGAGCCGAGGCAGAAGACGTCGCACGCCGGGGTGATGCGGTCGCCGCGCACCTGCTCGGGCGCCATGAAACCGGGCGATCCGACGAGCGCGCCGGTGCGGGTGAGCCCACCGTCCGTCACGGTCTGCAGAGCCCGGGCGATACCGAAGTCGATGACGCGCGGGCCGTCGATGGTGACCAGGACGTTGGACGGCTTGAGGTCGCGGTGGACGATGCCGGCCGCGTGGATGTCCTTGAGCGCGTGGGCGAGCCCGGCCGCGAGGATGCGGACCGTCCGCTCGGGCAGGGCCCCGTGGTCGTACCCGACGACCTGCTGGAGGCTCGGCCCGGCGACGTACCCGGTGGCGACCCACGGCACGGCGGCCTCGGTGTCCGCGTCCAGCACCGGCGCGGTCCAGTACCCGCCGACCCGCCGCGCGGCCCGCACCTCCTGCCGGAAGCGCTCGCGGAACTCCTCCTGCGCGGCCAGTTCCTCGCGCACGAGCTTCACGGCGACCGTACGGCCCCGCTCCGAGCGGGCCAGATACACGTGCCCCATGCCCCCCGCACCGAGCCGCGCCAGCAGCCGGTAGGCACCGATGCCCGGAGGGTCCCCGGGCCCCAGCTTCTCCATCGCTCAGCCGCCTTCCCCCCACACGTGAGCAACAGATCGAGAATAGTGCGAGGCCCGGGCGAGGCAGGCCCGAACGATGTCTACGGTTCCGTAACAGGCGGTCCCACCTCGTCGAGCACCTTCGACAGCCGTTCCAGCACCTGCACCGCCTCCGCCAGCTCCGCCTCCCCGAACGCCTCCGCCAGCCGGTCGGCGAAGGCCGCGTGCCCGGGATTGATGCGGGCGATCGCCGCACGCCCCTGCCCGGTCGGTGCGAGGAGCTTGGCGCGGCGGTGCGCGGGGTTCGGCCGGTACTCGGCGAGCCCGCGGTCCACCAGCAGATCGGCGATGCGCTGCACGCTCTGCCGCGTGATGCCCATGGCGCGGGCGATGCCGGAGACGGGCAGCGGCTCCCCCAGGACCGCACCGAGCAC from Streptomyces chartreusis NRRL 3882 harbors:
- a CDS encoding serine/threonine-protein kinase, which produces MEKLGPGDPPGIGAYRLLARLGAGGMGHVYLARSERGRTVAVKLVREELAAQEEFRERFRQEVRAARRVGGYWTAPVLDADTEAAVPWVATGYVAGPSLQQVVGYDHGALPERTVRILAAGLAHALKDIHAAGIVHRDLKPSNVLVTIDGPRVIDFGIARALQTVTDGGLTRTGALVGSPGFMAPEQVRGDRITPACDVFCLGSVLAYAATGALPFGTANSGVHALMFRIAQEEPDLEGVPEGIADLVRDCLRKDPATRPSLDRVLERTGADDTVSDGRALDPWLPSGLVAQLGRHAVRLLDAEHPEGAGSAEGAGAAEPPAEQRGSGPDENPGPGPTPEHAPAADESSRPALPPAPATAPAAAPGPPPPGLPGEGPPVNHLPTMVAGQSAPPPPQLPGTGAPSHPQPQPQMQTPPPPYPAYGYPQQHPQPGAPGTPGAAPPYHPAYGGLGSTPPYGPPPYGTTPPYGPTPPYGPPQEPGRGNGRSTALLVVIALVVALAAGGSVYALMQGGAGGQAGGDPTPTQSTGAPPTTPGPSPTTSEPDTSASPADGSIPTAYLGTWTTTIDNADGGHSRSLTIRQGEPGDTVLSLVADGPTKGGGTYHCVFEGRLTTAPGADGALEIGPSTVKVGQPRTACTPGAATEVTLLSDGTLQRVNTSSGERLTYTRQ
- a CDS encoding MarR family winged helix-turn-helix transcriptional regulator, translating into MSRERQDLLSRSALGVFRLNGQFLAVAEELARPAGLTAAWWQVLGAVLGEPLPVSGIARAMGITRQSVQRIADLLVDRGLAEYRPNPAHRRAKLLAPTGQGRAAIARINPGHAAFADRLAEAFGEAELAEAVQVLERLSKVLDEVGPPVTEP